In the genome of Wenzhouxiangella sp. XN24, the window CGCTCGAGGTGTGACCGATGACGGTGATCGCCGCCGCGTCCGAGTCCTTCAGCCCGGTGGCCAGCGCCGCCAGGAGTTCTTCTGACTCCGGCCTGATGGTCGCCGAGTCGAAGTCGAAATTGATGCCGTGAATGATGGCGCCGCAACCCAGTGGCTGAACCTCCTGCTCGGAGCACTCGGTCGTGATGCCGGGCGCAGCGTCACCCGAGTAGAGCCGGAAGGGCGCCCCGTTGGTGGAGCGGACACCGCTGATGTTGCCGCTATCGCCCACGGCCAGGACGAACGTGCTCGGAATATCGCCCGTGCGGGTCTTGCCGGTAGCGCGCAGCAGGTTGCCGCTGACCGTGCCTTCCAGGTCGCCGACACGGTCGTAGCAACCGGACACAAGGGCACCTTCTTGCTTGAGTTCCAGCAGGACGCCTCGGCCTTTCCATTTGCCATGGAAAGCATCGGACTGCGGCACGGTTTCCTGCATCCCGTAACCGATGATTTCGCTGAACTCGAGAAAGGTCTTGTCGCGCTGGATGTCGATGCCGCCCGCCAAAGTCACTCGCACCCAGCGGACAGGCCTTTCGTCAGTAACCGGGATGGACGTCACCTGGCCTTTCGCAGCATGAGTTTCCAGTGTCGCCGTTGCCAGGACACCGAAATCTCCCTCGGCTCCGCTGTCCGAGCCGGCGATCTCCACGTTCCTCACGAAGGTCTGCGACGGACTCGGCGTCTCGAGCACATTGGGGACGGCGAACTCCGTGAACGTGGTCGAGGCAGGGAGCTGGTAAACGAAGGAAATACGCGTCTCCGCATCCCCCGGCTTTGGCGTCAACCCGTAGCCCCCTTCGTTGCCGTCGATGGCGAGCAGTGCCTGTTCCATGCCCACCTTCAACGCTGCGGCGTCATTTTCCAGCGCGACCGGAAGGGCGCCCTGGGCGAAGCCCAGGTAGTCGACACGTTGCCCGGATTCGTCCGCGACAGCCGGCAATGGCGTCGAGATGACAACGGACAGCAAGCAAGCCCCAAGGCGCGCTATATGGTTCATTCCGTTCTCCCTTCGCTGCGCAATATCGCGCGAGGATACCGGGCCTTACTTGACTATGGATACGAGCTCGAGCTCGTACACCAGGGTTGAACCCGGCTTGATCATCCCGACTTCGCGGTCGCCAAAGGCGAGTTCCGGAGGAATGACGAGCCTTATCTTTCCGCCTGGCTTGATCAACTGCAGTCCTTCTCGCAGGCCGGGCATCATGCTCGATATGGAGTCGACCGATGTGCCTGCCGTGTACGAGTCATCCATGCGCCGGCCGTCGATGAGTTCCCCGACACCCCGCAACACCACGCGGTCCGTCGGCGACGGATGCCGGCCTTCGCCGCGCTCCAGGATGGTGTACTGCACCCCGCTCGATGTCGTCGAGACGTTGCCCAGCGCGCGGTTCTCTTCGAGGTAGCGCATCCCCGCCGCACGATTCTCTGCCGCTTTCTTTCGCTCGACGGCCGGGTCTTCGGGTGCGACTTTAGCCACCGCAGGCGCAGCAGGTGTCGGCAACCAGCGGTATTTCTCGTCCAGGTAAAGTCGCGTCATCGCAACGAGGTTCTGCTCGAACCGTGAGATTTCCTCGGAAGAACATCCGTGCCTCGAGAAGAGCTCGTCTATGCCGTTCAGCGTCCTCGTCGCGCCGCCATGACTCAAAGTCCTGACGGCGGATCGTTCGGCACGGCCGCCGAGAGAGTCGCAGACCTCATCACAAAGCGGAACCAGGCCCGGCTTCAGGACATAGGTGAATCGATAGACCTCGCCTCCGCCTTGCCCTTCATAGAGGCCGTCGCGGTCGAACATGTCGTAGGTCGGCGTCTTCTTCGTCACGACTTTCCTGACCAGTTCATCTCCGCACGATGCGCCGAAACCTTTGGCATACCCGACCAGGTAGGCGTTGGCCAACGCGGGCAGCAGCGAGAAGTCCTGGGGTTTCTCTCCCAGGTCCTCCGATAGCGAGAGGATCGCACCGAGCTTCTGGCTGAGGGTGCGTTGGATGGATGCATCGAATCGCTTGATCATGTCGAGGTCGTTTTCGTAGATGGCCTGCAAATAGGCGCCTCCGGACAGGCCGCAAAAGGCACCACTACAGCTTCGCTCACCGTTCTTCCAGCTGGCGACCGGATTTGCGCGTGCCGATGCAACCCTTGATTCAGCAGTGACAACGCCGCACAGCACGGGTAACTGATCGTAATTTCCGCTGTCGAAAGAGCCGTAGATCGCGTAGAGCTCATCCAGGCTGACGTACTTGCGCTGGTCCCTGCTGTACCAGGAATTGTGACTCCGCAATGCAAGAAACGGCGCATCACCGGCGAGCATCCGATATTCCCGCTCGGTGAAATTCTGGTTGTCCTGGGATTGGAAGGCCTTGTAGCTGATGACGCTCGGCAGACTGGCGCACACAGGCCGATTCTCTTTGTCCAGATACTGTTCGAACGTCATTACCAGCACGTCACCGTATTCTGTGCTGATCAGTTGCTGCGCGTGTGCAGTGCCGGTCGAGCCAAGACACAGGAAAACAAGGCAGGCCGGTGCAAGAAGCGCTTTTCGTAGAGCCATGTGATTACCTGTTGAAAAATTCAGACCTGGTAACGGTTGGAAAGCGCTTCCTGGGCCGTGCGCACGATACCGAAAGCCGAGCGCAGGTAGCGCCGGTGCAGGCCGGACAGCTCGTCCGGGTCGACAAGGTGATTGGGCTTCTCGCCGCGATCGTAAAGCGCGACCTGGTGGCGCAGGCGCACGTTGCCGATGAAGCGCAGGGCGTGGATCAGGTCATCCGCATCGCGTTCGTTCATGATGCCCTGCTCACCGGCGGCGCGGAGGCGCTCCTCGGTATGGACCGCGCTGATCGCGCCCTCCAGTGCGCGCACCCGGGCCAGGTCGACGATTGGAATCACGCCGCGTTTCTTCAGGTTCAGGCCCTGGCTTTTTTCGCCGTCGTGCTCCTGGACGAACTGCCGGAAAAGACCCAGCGGGGGTCGGTGACCCATGGACTCGGCCGCCAGGAAGCGCCGGAATATCTTGCTCTGGCTGGCTTGCTGCAGGACTTCGGATTGCAGGCGTCGCGGCATGGCCAGGTCACCTGCCACACCGCGCATATCGAAAAAGATGCTCGACTGCATCACCGACTTGGGTTTCGGCTCCAATATCCAGCGCGAAAACGTCCTGCGCCAGTCGGCGTAACCCATGCGCCATTCCCCCTTCGCCATCACGCCGCCGGGGCAATAGACATAACCACATTCATTGAGCCCGTCGCAGACGAAATCCGCCAGTTTCCGGAAGTACTCGGCCGCCTCGCCTTCGGGAGATTCGGCCAGCAGCAGGCCGTTGTCCTGGTCGCTGACCAGGCCCTGCTCGAGCCGGGCCTGGGAGCCGAATGCCATCCAGGTCCAGGCCATGGGTGCCTCGCCCAGTTGATCCTGGGCCAGCGCGAGCAGGCGGCGCGTGCAGGCATCGGTGATCATGCTGGCCACCCGCCCGACTTCGGTCACCTGGCTGCCCATGCGGGCCATGACGGCGAGCATGCCGGGCCCCTGGCGGCCCAGTTGGGCGACCATCGTGGCGCTTTCGGCGCGCTGGATGTCGCGCACCAGCCGCAAGGGGTGCGGCGACTGCTGGCGCAAGAGATCACCGGAGCTGATCACGCTGGCCAGCCGGCCATCTTCCCCGATCACCGGCAGGTGATGAATGCCCAGGCGCATCATCTCGAGCAGGGCGTCCTCGATCCTGTGGCTGGTCATGACCGTGATCGGGTCCGGAGTCATCACGTCCGCGATCGGTCGGGCGGGGTCCACGCCCCGTCCCAGCACCCGGTTGCGCAGGTCGCGGTCGGTGACGATGCCGACCAGGGCACCGTCTCGCAGCAGCGGCACGCAGCTGACCTGGTGCCTGCTCATCAGTGCGGCCGTCTCGCTGATCGAGCCGCCCGGATCCCCGGTGATCGGGGCGCGCAGGGGCAGCTCGCCCAGCCGGGTCGGGCGATGAGCACTGGCTTCGCGCAGGCGCGCGCCGGGCCCGTCGCTGAAAAACCTGGCGAAGCGGGGATGACGCTGTCCCAGGTCGGCGAGCGTGGCAGCGGGCAGGTGGAGCAGCTCCAGGTCTTCGCTGGCCTCGACCGCGTAGTGGCAGGCTGCGCCGTCGAAGCGCACGGCGTGGCCGAACAACTCGCCCTCCCCCCGCTGCTCCAGCGGACGGCCGTCGGCTGCCTTGAGCACTGCCGCGCCTGCGACGATGACATAGAGCCCATGATCGCCCGGCTGGCTGAATTCACCGACGGCTTCGCCCGCGCGGAAGCTCACGGCCTGGCCGGCGCCGACCAGGCGCTCGATCTCTTCGCCTGGCAGCTCTGAAAAAGGGGCCACATTGGCCAGGAACGCACAGGAATCTGCAGGCCGCATCGGGCTTGTATCCATATCAGTAATTGACCCGGGCATAGTACGTTTTCTGGGCCGCCGCACGCGCCTGGCCCAGGGTATGAATCCCTTTCTCGGCAAGCAGCGGGATGAGCTTGACCAGGATTTCGGCGGTCACCATGGCGTCGCCGATGGCGGTATGGCGACCGATGATCGTCAGGCCGAAGCGTTCGGCGATGGCTTCCAGGCGATGCGAGTCCTGGTTCTCGTGGACGAGGGCGGACAGCAGCAGGGTATCGAGCACGGGGTGATCGAAGCGCACCCCGGTCGATTTTTCCTTGACCTGCAGGCAGCGCATGTCGAAAGCTGCGTTGTGTGCGACCAGGACGGTGTCCGCACAAAAGCCGTGAAAGGCCGGCAGGACCGTCTCGATGGTCGGCTGGCCCTTGACCATGTCCGGCGTGATGCCGTGGATCGGAATGCTCGCGGGGGGGATGACGCGTTTCGGGTCCACCAGCTGGTCGAAGAACTCCTGGCTCAGCACCTTGCCGTTGACGATGCGCACCGCGCCGATCTGGATGATCTCGTCGCCCTCGGCCGGATTCAGTCCGGTGGTCTCGGTGTCGAACACCGTATAGGCCAGCTCGGTCAGCGGACTGTCGTCGAGACTCAGGGTCCGCTCGGTGGTCCGGAACAGGTCGAAATCGTAATACTCGGGCCTGCTTTCATGATGCATGAACGTGGCGGCCGGTAACTCCTCCTGGGCCGCGGCCAGGGGCAGCAGCAGGCGGAACAGGCAGCGGTGCCGTGCATCGTCGATTTCCTGTTCGATCCAGCATTCGCCGCCATGACGTTCGAGCACGTCGCGCACGGTCAGCGACAGGGTCTCGGATCCGACCTGGATCGGCTCGTCATCCCAGCCTAGCCGGGCCTTGTCGTTCGCACCATCGCAGGGCGTCCAGATCAGGTCCAGCACGCCCTGGCCTGATTGCTTGCCGACGCGCAGCGTGAGCGCGCTGACCCCGCAGTGCCGGCGCAGGCGCCCGGCCAGGTGAAGCACGGCCTGCAGCAAGGTGAAACTCTCGACTTTCAGCCAGACGTCCCGGTCGCCGCGCTCGACATCGACGCTAAGCTCGAGCTCCGATTCGAGGCGCCGCACGGCGGCTTCGATCAGGTCGTCACCGAGCATGTCTTCCAGCGGCCAGCGTGAGCGCAGGGCGCGGCCCGCGGTCGGCTGCGCCTCTTCGAGCCGTCGACTGAGCCCCTGGACTTCTTCCCGGATCACTGCGAGCAGCCGCTCGCGCAGTTGTCCCGGAATGTCGGGCAACTCCAGGACCTCGGCTGCGGCCCGGGCGCTGGCGAGCGCCGACCGGCTGTCCTCGGTCAGGTTGGTCAGGATCCGGTTTTTCTCTGCATGGGCCTGCATGTCCTCGGTAATGTTTTCGATCAGCAGCACGAAGCCAGTCATGGTGTCCGTGGTTCGGGCGCCCTGGTCGTCGCTCTCGACGTCTCGGACGGGGCTCATCTGGACCCGCAGCAGCTTGCCGGACTGGGTTGCAGTCACGAACTGCGCTGACGGGGCGTCGGCGCCACGGTGCAGTCGACGCTGCACATTTTCCAGCGCATGGCTGACCAGCTTGCGGTCGAGCACGGTGTAGATCGAGCGGCCCAGGCCCATCAGCTCGGCCCCGCCGGCGGGTGTCGGCAGGCGTGAAAGGCGGCGGAACTGGAGCCGTGCCCGGTTGTTGTAGAGCAGGATGCGACCATCAAGATTGCAGACGACCACGCTCTTGGTCAGCTCCGACATCAGCGCGGCGAGCCGGTTCTTTTCCAGTTCCGTCTGACGGCTCGCGGCACGGACGCGCTGGTCCATTTCCGCCCTGAGCGCTTCGCGCTGGGTGACCAGCTGGCCGATGGCCTCCGCCAGGCGACGGTTCTCGGCGCTGCCGCGAGGCGTGGGCAATCGCTGCGCATCGGTTTCGAGCAGCAGCCGGGCATCCTCGGCCAGCTTGGCGGGGGCGCGAAGGTAATGTTCGATCAGGTAGCGCAGCGCGGCCGCGGCCGGCACCAGCGAGCCGGCCCACAGAAACAGCAGCAGCCCGCCCTTGCCACCGAGCGCCTCGAGCACCGTTTGCCAGTCACCGGGATCGAGCACGGCCCACAGCAGGACGCCGGCCACGACCAGCCACAAGAGACAAACCAGGCCGACGATGGCAACGCCCGCGACCAGGCGCCAGTCCAGCGGCCTCATCGGTCTGCACCGAGCAGTTGTCGGACCTGGTTGACCAGGTCGGCGGTGGAAAAGGGCTTGACGATGTAAGCGTCGGCGCCCAGCGCCTTGCCCTTGGCAATGTCGGTTTCGCGCGCCCTGGCGCTCAGCATCACGATGGGGATGTGGCGCAGCGCCGGGTCTGCCCGCACCTGCTGGCAGACCTCGAAACCGGACTGGCCCGGCATCGTGGCATCGAGAATCACCAGGTCCGGCGGCTGTTGCCGGATCAGCTTCATGGTCTGGTCGCCGTCCCGCGCCAGGCTGACGTCGTATCCCTGGCGCTGCAACAGGTATTCCAGCGAGATCAGAAGGTTTGCTTCGTCGTCGGCGATCAGGACCCTGCTGGCCATGGTGTTGGCCTCCTTGGCGCCCAAGATAACAAGTGAATGAGGGATTTTAGCCTCGACTTTGGTTGCATGCCGATCACCGGACCGAACGGCAGGCGATGGCCAGGGCGGGATCGTCCGGCGGCAGTTCTCGCCAGTCCGCGCCCGACAGGTAGCCGTCGGCATCCAGTTCTACGTCGGCATGCAGGTCCGCCCGCCGGTTTGCCTGGCAGTCGAACACGACCGGAATCTGGCGTGGCGGCATCCATCTTCCGAGCAGCACGACGCTGGTCATCACCTGTCCGGGCTGGGCGGGGTGAGTGCGGTTACGTCGGGTATCCAGCGTCACCGCACGCAGGCTGAGGGGGCGGAAGTAGGTCCACGGCCGGTACCAGCTCGACTCGCGGCTGACCGAGACCACCTCGACGCCTTCGGGCAGCGACGCCATGGTGCGCGGCAACCAGGTGTATTCCATCCAGACCATGAAGGCGATCATGGAGAGGCCGGCCGCGGCCGGTACCAGCCAGCCCGGCAAGCGGCGTCCGATCGCCACGTTGATCGCCATGACCACGCCAGCCGCGGCCACTCCCAGGACGATCGCAGCCAGGAATTCGAGCAGCATGGGTCAGTGCTCCAGGAGAAGGGTACGGAAATGATACTGCCCGACCACGTGGCCGGGCAGTATCATGACGCGTTCCGCAGGGGTTGTCCCCGGCGGTTGGTTCTGCACGCGCTAGTGGTCGATGGCCCCTGCGGCCCCGCGGGGAACACGGATGCTTTCCACCAGCTCCTGGATATGCTCTGGTGGCTCGGCCGTGGCTTTCATCACGACATAGGCGACCACGAAGTTGAGCACGGCGCCAATCGCCCCGAACGACAGCGGCGAGATGCCGAACAGCCAGTTGTCCGGCGTATTCGCCAGCATGTTAGTGCCAGGAATGAAGAACCAGCCCAGGTAGGTGAAGATGTAGAGCAGGGTGGCAAGCAGCCCGACCAGCATCCCCGCCACCGCGCCCTGGGTGTTCATCTTCCTGGAGAAGATGCCCATCATCAGGGCCGGGAACAGCGTGGCGGCTGCCAGCCCGAAGGCCAGGGCCACCACCTGCGCCGCGAAGCCGGGTGGATTGAGCCCCAGGTAGGTCGCCAGGGCGATGGCGAACGCCATGGACACACGGGCAGCGAGCAGCTCCTGCTTGTCGGTGATCTTGGGCATGAGCACCGACTTGAGCATGTCATGGCTGATGGCCGAGGAAATCGCCAGCAGCAACCCGGCGGCGGTCGACAGCGCGGCGGCCAGTCCGCCGGCGGCGATCAGGGCCAGCACCCACCCTGGCAGCTGCGCGATCTCGGGATTGGCCAGGACCAGGATGTCGCGGTTGAAGGTCACCATTTCGTTGCCTTCCCAGCCGCGCTCGGCCGCAACCGAGGCAAACTCCTCCGAAGCGTCGTTGTAGTACTGGATTCGGCCGTCGTTGTTCTTGTCCTCGAAGGCCAACAAGCCCGTCTTTTCCCAACTCTCCATCCAGTCCGGCCGCTCGTCATACGTGATCGGCGCGGACGAAGTGCCGTCCGGGAAGATGGTGGTGATGATGTTCAGGCGGGCCATGGCGCCGACCGCAGGCGCGGTCAGGTAAAGCAACGCGATGAACACCAGGGCCCAGCCTGCCGATTTGCGGGCATCAGCCACCTTCGGAACAGTGAAGAAACGAATGATCACGTGCGGCAGTCCGGCGGTGCCGATCATCAGTGACATGGTGAACAGGAACATGTTGAACGTGCTGCCGTGATGGCCGGTGTAGTCGTTGAAGCCCAGCTCGATGAGGACCTGGTTGAGCTTGGTCAGCAGCGGCACGCCGGACTCGGCGTGGGTGGAGAACAGCCCCAGTCCCGGAATCGGGTTGCCGGTCAGTTGCAACGAGATGAACACCGCCGGAATGGTGTAGGCGGTAATCAGCACGCAGTACTGCGCCAGCTGGGTGTAGGTGATGCCCTTCATGCCACCCAGGACGGCGTAGATGAACACCACGCCCGAAGCGATCAGCAGGCCCGTGGTGTTTTCAACTTCGAGGAAGCGCGAGAAGGCCACGCCCGCGCCGGTCATCTGGCCGATCACGTAGGTAATCGAGATGACCAGCAGGCAGATCACCGCGACGACTCTTGCGGTCTGGCTGTAGAAGCGGTCGCCGATGAACTCGGGCACCGTGAAGCGGCCGAACTTCCGCAGGTAGGGCGCCAGCAGCAGGGCCAGCAGGACGTAGCCGCCGGTCCAGCCCATGAGGAAGGTGGAGTTGCCGTAGCCGACGAAGGCGATCAGGCCGGCCATGGAAATGAACGAGGCGGCCGACATCCAGTCGGCCGCGGTGGCCGCACCGTTGACGATCGGGTTGACGCCGCGACTGGCGGCGTAAAAATCGGACGTCGTGCCGGCGCGCGCCCAGATGGCGATGCCAATGTAGAGCGCGAAAGATCCGCCGACGACAATCAGGTTGAGTGTGAACTGGCTCATGATGATCTGGCTCCCTTATTCTTCGTCGACGCCGAACTCGCGATCGAGCCGATTCATGTACCAGGTGTAATAGAAGATCAGCGCGATGAAGGTCAGGATCGACCCCTGCTGGGCGAACCAGAAGCCCAGGTCGGTTCCGCCGACACTCAGCGGCAACATTTGCAGCACCGGCCGCAGCAGGATGGCGAACCCGAATGACACCAGGGCCCAGATGACCAGGCAGATCTTGATGATGCGGAGATTGGCGGCCCAGTAGCCGGCAGCGGACTTGTCGTCGGACATGATTATGGAGCTCCCCAGTAGCGGACTACTTGTTATTTGGCCGGAGTGTAAGCACGCCGATGGGGAAAACCAATACGACTATAGTAGGTGGCGTCATCGAACTGGCCGCTACGGCGCCTGCGGTGTCAGCCGGTCGGACAGGCCCGGCGGCACAGTTTCCATGCCCGCCCCGCCACCCGGCCAGCCGGCATCTTTGCTGCAGCGCCGCAGACTGCCCGGTCTGGATGTCGATCCCGAAGAGCCGCTTGATGCGCTGCGCAAAAGTCATTCACTTGCTGAAACCGCCGTACGCGCGAGCGTCGGCCTCCTAGCTGAAGCGCCGACCGCAAATCCGGTCGCGCCTTACCTCAACAAGTCCCTGCTGTCTCATTACACGCCCTACAGCACTGTCCTGATCCAAGGGATGTATTTCAGATCAGAAATTTCGTGGGCCATTTCGGCCCGCGTTCCTGCTTACCCCTTCAAGAACCAATTCATCCCTCGCCGCCGTCCGAAACCGGGGGGCTGCCCGGGGTCAGAGGGGGCGCGAGCATGAATGGAAATGGCTTCGTGGCGGGTATTCGGCC includes:
- a CDS encoding OmpA family protein, which gives rise to MLSVVISTPLPAVADESGQRVDYLGFAQGALPVALENDAAALKVGMEQALLAIDGNEGGYGLTPKPGDAETRISFVYQLPASTTFTEFAVPNVLETPSPSQTFVRNVEIAGSDSGAEGDFGVLATATLETHAAKGQVTSIPVTDERPVRWVRVTLAGGIDIQRDKTFLEFSEIIGYGMQETVPQSDAFHGKWKGRGVLLELKQEGALVSGCYDRVGDLEGTVSGNLLRATGKTRTGDIPSTFVLAVGDSGNISGVRSTNGAPFRLYSGDAAPGITTECSEQEVQPLGCGAIIHGINFDFDSATIRPESEELLAALATGLKDSDAAAITVIGHTSSEGSDTYNEKLSQRRAEAVAAAIVERGVDAGSVSAEGRGEQQPIADNSTEAGRSLNRRVEIGCR
- a CDS encoding FKBP-type peptidyl-prolyl cis-trans isomerase → MALRKALLAPACLVFLCLGSTGTAHAQQLISTEYGDVLVMTFEQYLDKENRPVCASLPSVISYKAFQSQDNQNFTEREYRMLAGDAPFLALRSHNSWYSRDQRKYVSLDELYAIYGSFDSGNYDQLPVLCGVVTAESRVASARANPVASWKNGERSCSGAFCGLSGGAYLQAIYENDLDMIKRFDASIQRTLSQKLGAILSLSEDLGEKPQDFSLLPALANAYLVGYAKGFGASCGDELVRKVVTKKTPTYDMFDRDGLYEGQGGGEVYRFTYVLKPGLVPLCDEVCDSLGGRAERSAVRTLSHGGATRTLNGIDELFSRHGCSSEEISRFEQNLVAMTRLYLDEKYRWLPTPAAPAVAKVAPEDPAVERKKAAENRAAGMRYLEENRALGNVSTTSSGVQYTILERGEGRHPSPTDRVVLRGVGELIDGRRMDDSYTAGTSVDSISSMMPGLREGLQLIKPGGKIRLVIPPELAFGDREVGMIKPGSTLVYELELVSIVK
- a CDS encoding putative nucleotidyltransferase substrate binding domain-containing protein — protein: MRPADSCAFLANVAPFSELPGEEIERLVGAGQAVSFRAGEAVGEFSQPGDHGLYVIVAGAAVLKAADGRPLEQRGEGELFGHAVRFDGAACHYAVEASEDLELLHLPAATLADLGQRHPRFARFFSDGPGARLREASAHRPTRLGELPLRAPITGDPGGSISETAALMSRHQVSCVPLLRDGALVGIVTDRDLRNRVLGRGVDPARPIADVMTPDPITVMTSHRIEDALLEMMRLGIHHLPVIGEDGRLASVISSGDLLRQQSPHPLRLVRDIQRAESATMVAQLGRQGPGMLAVMARMGSQVTEVGRVASMITDACTRRLLALAQDQLGEAPMAWTWMAFGSQARLEQGLVSDQDNGLLLAESPEGEAAEYFRKLADFVCDGLNECGYVYCPGGVMAKGEWRMGYADWRRTFSRWILEPKPKSVMQSSIFFDMRGVAGDLAMPRRLQSEVLQQASQSKIFRRFLAAESMGHRPPLGLFRQFVQEHDGEKSQGLNLKKRGVIPIVDLARVRALEGAISAVHTEERLRAAGEQGIMNERDADDLIHALRFIGNVRLRHQVALYDRGEKPNHLVDPDELSGLHRRYLRSAFGIVRTAQEALSNRYQV
- a CDS encoding PAS domain-containing protein, which codes for MRPLDWRLVAGVAIVGLVCLLWLVVAGVLLWAVLDPGDWQTVLEALGGKGGLLLFLWAGSLVPAAAALRYLIEHYLRAPAKLAEDARLLLETDAQRLPTPRGSAENRRLAEAIGQLVTQREALRAEMDQRVRAASRQTELEKNRLAALMSELTKSVVVCNLDGRILLYNNRARLQFRRLSRLPTPAGGAELMGLGRSIYTVLDRKLVSHALENVQRRLHRGADAPSAQFVTATQSGKLLRVQMSPVRDVESDDQGARTTDTMTGFVLLIENITEDMQAHAEKNRILTNLTEDSRSALASARAAAEVLELPDIPGQLRERLLAVIREEVQGLSRRLEEAQPTAGRALRSRWPLEDMLGDDLIEAAVRRLESELELSVDVERGDRDVWLKVESFTLLQAVLHLAGRLRRHCGVSALTLRVGKQSGQGVLDLIWTPCDGANDKARLGWDDEPIQVGSETLSLTVRDVLERHGGECWIEQEIDDARHRCLFRLLLPLAAAQEELPAATFMHHESRPEYYDFDLFRTTERTLSLDDSPLTELAYTVFDTETTGLNPAEGDEIIQIGAVRIVNGKVLSQEFFDQLVDPKRVIPPASIPIHGITPDMVKGQPTIETVLPAFHGFCADTVLVAHNAAFDMRCLQVKEKSTGVRFDHPVLDTLLLSALVHENQDSHRLEAIAERFGLTIIGRHTAIGDAMVTAEILVKLIPLLAEKGIHTLGQARAAAQKTYYARVNY
- a CDS encoding response regulator, encoding MASRVLIADDEANLLISLEYLLQRQGYDVSLARDGDQTMKLIRQQPPDLVILDATMPGQSGFEVCQQVRADPALRHIPIVMLSARARETDIAKGKALGADAYIVKPFSTADLVNQVRQLLGADR
- a CDS encoding sodium:solute symporter family protein, which codes for MSQFTLNLIVVGGSFALYIGIAIWARAGTTSDFYAASRGVNPIVNGAATAADWMSAASFISMAGLIAFVGYGNSTFLMGWTGGYVLLALLLAPYLRKFGRFTVPEFIGDRFYSQTARVVAVICLLVISITYVIGQMTGAGVAFSRFLEVENTTGLLIASGVVFIYAVLGGMKGITYTQLAQYCVLITAYTIPAVFISLQLTGNPIPGLGLFSTHAESGVPLLTKLNQVLIELGFNDYTGHHGSTFNMFLFTMSLMIGTAGLPHVIIRFFTVPKVADARKSAGWALVFIALLYLTAPAVGAMARLNIITTIFPDGTSSAPITYDERPDWMESWEKTGLLAFEDKNNDGRIQYYNDASEEFASVAAERGWEGNEMVTFNRDILVLANPEIAQLPGWVLALIAAGGLAAALSTAAGLLLAISSAISHDMLKSVLMPKITDKQELLAARVSMAFAIALATYLGLNPPGFAAQVVALAFGLAAATLFPALMMGIFSRKMNTQGAVAGMLVGLLATLLYIFTYLGWFFIPGTNMLANTPDNWLFGISPLSFGAIGAVLNFVVAYVVMKATAEPPEHIQELVESIRVPRGAAGAIDH
- a CDS encoding DUF4212 domain-containing protein, encoding MSDDKSAAGYWAANLRIIKICLVIWALVSFGFAILLRPVLQMLPLSVGGTDLGFWFAQQGSILTFIALIFYYTWYMNRLDREFGVDEE